The genomic region AACACTTACTTTGATTCACACGAGCAGAAATAAGTgcaagaaaaagaaataaatcacTATCATCTTGTTCCCCCTTTCACTTTTCCTGCGTGACAGATGTAAATCCAAAGAACCGGAAACCTTTTCCCTTCTTTTCTGGTTTTCGCAACGCATCTCATACGGCAGGACACGCAATAATCCAGGATAACTCATGAAAGTTTCCCTAGTTGGACAATCTCAATGGGTTTAAATAGCCTAGAAATCTGCagtaaaatattatatacaccTTGAACCACAATGAAGTTCTACCTCAGTAAGTAGATCttaaccatttttaaaaatatatatatacttaagtatgaataatgataaaaaccaaacaaaaatcaAATATTACAACTTCATCTGCCCTGTTTGCTGTGCACTGAATGTCTATAGCTTGTGTTTGCTTCAGTCATTGTTTGTGATAAAGACTGTTTTCCTCACTGATGCATTAAACACTGTTTTCCCCACGCAGCTCTTGCAGTGCACTGCTGTTTAGCGCTGGTTTATTCCGCGCCGCTCCGCGATCCAAAGATGACGCACGCGGTGGAGAGCGCCATGAGTTTAGCCCAGAAGATTCTGCGCGACATTCCCGGAGCGCACGAGGCGTGCGTCAAAACGACGGTGAGCATTTTTACCTCTTTACTTTCGAcatataaacaattaaattatatCAGATGTTACATTTTATGAACAAACGTCATACTAGCGCAAGTATTAATATATTGTACTTAATGTATTATACTAATAACTAATACATTCTTGTCAAATTGATCTTATTTGGTCTTCCACCTGATTACACGATCCATTTCAGTGGACAACAGTGACACAGAAGGGCATTATATTCTGCTAGAACTTAATGGAGACGGTGTTTGTTTGCAGGGTTTGACACTCTCCAGTGAAGCTAAAGACTTGGAGTATTTATTGAATGACATCGGCATCCCTGCGCCTCCAGTGCTCAAGTCAGAGGAGCTCACCATGGTAAATACTCTCTAACGTGGCAAACTGTGTGTAAGCATGGTAAATTAATCATTGTTAAAAGCAGACAATAGTGTTGAGGAAAATGATTGAGATGCATGTTGCTATTGATGATTTGAGAGCCAGAGCATTTTGAAACAGATGAAGCCGTGTCTGTCCTGCAGGATAGAAGCTCTTCTAATTTATGGATCTATTTATGAATCAAACCTGCACATGTTAGAAGTTTTGATCACTGCCATCAaatgttttgaatgaatgatttagtTTTTTATGATACTGAAGCTTGcatgtaaaaacattttcaaagagGTGTTTAACGACTCTTGACTGTTTGTTTTGTCCAGGAAATGAGTTTAAGCCGGATTGTGGAGGGTCTGGAGCTACACCACAAACTTCTGCAGGAAATCGGATCCGTCTTGAGCTCCACAGAAGAACTGAACCTCCTTCTTGCAGATGTCACAGATCTGTCTGCTCAGCTGCATGAGGTATTTGGCACGTTTCAGCCTCTTTAACATTACTTAAAGTCACCCTCAATTCAAAATGGACAGTTCCTGTtctttaatggaatattgcagtgtttattcgAAATGATTTATCGTGCACATCAACatcattttaaattcatgttccttGTAATCTTGATTCAGAATAACTTCCCGacatcttctcttctctgatgacgtttaCTGACCcgacttctgtttcatgctaactttaaaaacaaataatgttagagtaattcaattacatttaaataatgttgctttattattatgttttgaaTGAAAAAAGGTAGAAAACTTAGTTTAGGTCGGAAGATTATAGTCAAGCATCTGAAATTCACCGGTCTTTCACATTTTCTACAGTATGCAGTATTGCACACACACTTCCAGGTCAACACAGATGTGTCCCAATTCACTGAGCAACACTCAGCATTGTCTTTCTAAAATGACCTGATACAGATATTAGTTTAGATTATTAACGCTGCTCTCTCTTCTTGCTCAGATGCAGCGGCTGGCCCAGATTCCCAGTACAGAATCCAAGAAAGCGTTTACACTGCAGCTCAACGGCGATTATCAGGTGCGAGTGGCGGCTCATCTTTCCCTCAAGCAGCTGCGCAGCTTCACGCAGGATGTGTTTCGCAGTCTACGACACATCGCTCTGTCTAACTAGGCTGGCCCACAGTGACCTAACCAGGCCCACGACACAGTCCACTTGAACAAACTCTGTATTTTCTGTGTGAAACTATTTTTGTAATGCAAAAATTATAATGGGTCTCCTTGCTACAGTTGGATTCAACTT from Chanodichthys erythropterus isolate Z2021 chromosome 15, ASM2448905v1, whole genome shotgun sequence harbors:
- the csf3b gene encoding colony stimulating factor 3 (granulocyte) b — encoded protein: MKFYLTLAVHCCLALVYSAPLRDPKMTHAVESAMSLAQKILRDIPGAHEACVKTTGLTLSSEAKDLEYLLNDIGIPAPPVLKSEELTMEMSLSRIVEGLELHHKLLQEIGSVLSSTEELNLLLADVTDLSAQLHEMQRLAQIPSTESKKAFTLQLNGDYQVRVAAHLSLKQLRSFTQDVFRSLRHIALSN